DNA sequence from the Phoenix dactylifera cultivar Barhee BC4 chromosome 13, palm_55x_up_171113_PBpolish2nd_filt_p, whole genome shotgun sequence genome:
AATCTTGGCAAACATAGTAAATTTGAGACTAATTAGCATTTAACAACATTAGTTTCAATTTTAATAACAAAAGTTATTTAAAATAGTGGACTGATTAGGAAATCTAGGGTTGTTATTTTGATATGATAGTGGTTTATGTACTAAAGGGGTCATTGGTTGGTACAGTGGTAAAATACTTGGGCTGACAAGCATAATGGTGCGGGTTCAAGTTCTAGGGTAGCCATTGTGTAAAAAAAATGCCAAAGATTAGGACCAAGGTTCACTGGACTGGTATTGTGGGTTGTACCAGCCAACAAGTGATTTGGTATGGTACCGGTATGTACCGTACTGATTCGAGGCATACTGAactggggagagggagagggaggagagggaggaagagcgagaagggagggagggagggagaggtatAGGGTTtatggagagagggagagagagaaggataggagggagagaggacttacagagaggagggagggagaagagagaaagaccaGGACTTACCTCATCTACAATAGTAGTCAGAAGCCTCGAATCCTAATCCTAACCATCGACTGGGGCCTGACATGTCAGTGAGGGCCTCCATGGCATTGATTGAGGGTGGCGGTGTCGTCTTCAATGtcgattgaggatgatagcatCATCTTCAGCGTCAGGACGACAAATCGTCTTCAACGTGGTTTGAAGCATGGTCTCAAATTTCGTTGGAACGTACTGTAGGACACTAGGTTGGGGTACCATCTTGAGTGTCAGGACAAGGCTGTCCCACTATTGTCCCAACATTTCGATCGGCACATCTTCGGCCATTGCTTGTCCTAAGTGTCGGGATGTTGGAATGGCGATTCATCCCATTCCATGGGCAAATTGAGACATCCCCATCCCACGAAATTTAGAACTTTGGTTCGAAGGCGACAATGTCGGTTGGTGTcgaagaggggagaagagggtGGGAGCAATCAAGAAGGATTGGAAGGTTTTTATAAGTTGAGCCGATTCGAATAGACAACCATTCTGATTTTGTGTTGGTTCGGTTTAGTATAGGCCGAATTGCCCAATTTGCCTAGTTATGGTCTCCGCAATCCAGTATCCTAAGCGGGGTGAGCTAAGGGCAGTCCTAACCAGGGTTcgccgaaccggcccgtactggCCGGTTCGGGCCATATCGGATCGGTCCGGCCagctaccggtacggcggagccGTGAAAACCGGTACGGGCTGGTTTTGtgccggagacgaagaagacgaagagaaggagagagagagcgtcggaaagaggagggaggagacctGTGGCCGTCATCGGAAAGCCGCGGTGgcgcggcggagggcggaggggCAGCGGAGACCGCGGTAgcgcggcggagggcggaggccgaggccgaggcCGCTGCTTTTTAATTTGGGAATTTTAAGGGAAGtcgttgccgacttcacttaaaaatctccaaattttttaattcggagatttttaagtgaagtcggcgcctgatttgctgacttcacttaaaattctCAAATTAAAAAGCCGCGGCCGCGTCCCCTGTttcgaatttttttttggagatttttaagtgaagtcggcaacgaatttgccgacttcacttaaaatcccTAAATTAAAAAGCAGCAGCCTCGGCCTTCACTGCGCCCCAGCGGGCTCCGCCGCCCCTCTGCGGCTCTCCAACGGTAGCCATAGATCTCctacctccctctcttcccctgcgctctctctcattctcttcttcctcggctccgaCGGGGAAGAGCTGGCCAgttcgtaccggccggttccagTACGAACGGAACCATACCAGTCTGGTAGGTGACTGGTACgcctaccgataccggtacggcgaaccttggtccTAACCATCGCTTGCCGAACTGATCTGAGTCAGGCAAGCACCGAGGTCCTGAAAGAGGCACACTGAGGACCCTCTCCTAGGATTGTCCTCAGTTCGCTCTCCCAGGACCCCGATGCCCGTCCAATTCAGGTCGGTTCGACAAACGATGGCTAGGACTGCTCTCAATTCACCCCTCTCAGTAGATTGTTGGAATCATAACTAGGTAAGATCCTTTTTTATTGGCTTATGTTTCAtgatatatcaatttattttagcTGAGATAATATGGGACAAGACATCAAATATATTGTATGAGTGAGTTCCTGATATGGATACAAACCTTCTTAGCCAACTTCCGGGCAGAAAACTTTTTAAAGTTAACCGACATACTGATCATAAGTCCATTTTCTCATTCGGCTTTTGCCCATGATTGGTGTATCAAGAGGCTAATTGCGAGGAGACAGAGACAATGAGGCCCCACATAGGTCATGAACATCTTGTTGTGCCACCTTCTCCATCCACTTGTATTAGTTTAGTTTCTTTTTCTATACATAACACTTTGGGTCTATCTGGATctagttttatatttaattaatagAAATGTCATGCACATCTTATGTTTGGACACACTGCATGATCTGTAAGCTTGCCAAACAACTGAACAAGTACAATTTCTTATGATAGACTTGATAGATTTAAATGCAAGTGATCTTTGGCTGCTGAAGGAGGCTAAAGCAAGTGTTTATGAGCAAATCAACCTTTCGAATAGTGACCTCAACAACATAGAATTTCATGATTATGGGGTTAATTTTGGCTGGTCCTAAGTCAGCTTGCTAATTAATCACCTGACAATGTAGTAGACTAGAAGATGAGCTATATTATCAGCAAGTAGACCAGCAAGCAAGATATGTAGAAGTATAAATCCATTGCAGTAATTCTAGACATTTTAGACTAACTGGAGATGAGGATTAATGACGCTGCTCAGAAAGGAAGATAGTCACATCTCATGGTAGTCATTTTATATGATGCGACATCATTGAAGACAAAACTTGCATAAAGATTGATGCACAAATCATGATTGTCTTGAAGTTGTGAGGAGTAACGAGCTGATATTAGCAGCTGTTCCTTGATGCAATATGATCAGTGGAAATTGTGGATAAGCTAGAAATTTGAGACTGAAGGATTTGTTCTGTGACTCGTGCAAGGCTGATGGAAGTAGAGTCGCCAATGTTTAATTCCATTGTAGTAACAGTACACGGAAAAGGTGGGAGTTTTCAGTTGTTTTAGACACAAAAGGTCACACTCAATTGTTTCAAACACAAAAAAGGTCACAAATGAAAAGTCCACATAAATGACCAGAGAAAGAGAATTTCAAAGAAATCTTTGTTGCATCTCAATGGAAAATAATCATTACTACGAAATCTAGAAGGTCTAAGGCTACATACTgtctaaaacaaataaaaaaacagATAAAGGCTGCACAGTGGATCATGCTAGTTGTCAGGTCAGTTGTAGGAATAGACCAGTTATAGTTTTATGAGTCAAAATCTGAAATCTATAGGTCAAGTGGTAAAAAGAGAAGCAATTAAACAAGCCATGAAGGCTAACAAAGCGACTGACTTGGGAAATGAAATGGTTTGCAAAATTTTGGTAGCGCATGGAACAATAAAAAATTGATCAACCCGAGGAATTGAAAAGATGGATTAAATTCACAAAGGCGGCTAGTATAAATTTTTGATCCCGTAAAATAAGATTTCTGGTCCACTATAATTCTAAAGGTTgagaaaagatgtaaggaaaaCAAGTTAATGAAATATGGGGTGAGTCGAACTCCCATAGGGccaattttattataattttatacCATATCTTGTAAGGGGATCTGAGACCAAAATATAAATGGGACGATGGAAAGCATGTCTTTGTTGCTCTAATTGGACTGGACGAGAGGGTAGCAAAGGTTGAATGAAGTTCCTACAACACTGGAAGGGATATATTCAGCTACTGAAAAGACCATCAGGAGCAGTTCAAAGGAACTCATGGccaaaagaaacaaaatttttCACCTGGAAAAGCTTAAGACCTCAAAATAAACAATGCAACTCAAGAAATAATTTCAGAGAGAATTCATTCAGCTACTGAAAAGACCAACAAGGAGCAGCTCaaaggcttcaaggccaaaagAGCACAAATTTGCACCTAGAAAAGCTTAGAACCTCAAAGTAAACAATGCAACTAAGGAAAAGGATATTGGTGTTAGGTATTTTGCATTATGTTCAATTGATGATAGGAATGTTGCATTATGTTCAACGGATGGTAGGAATGTTGCTTTATGCTTGGCGGATCTTGACGGATGATAGGAATGTTGCATTATGTTTTGATGGTCATAAGCAGTTCCAATGCTGGAAACTGAAGCGAACTGGATTGGAAACAAACCTAATCGGTTGAATAAGTAATGCTTCAAATTATGTGAATATATTTTAATAGGCTATCTAGAATCCAAATGACAGAtgataatcaattaaaatgatcgACTTTAACATCTATTTCTGGTATTGTAACGAAGAATAATCCAAAACTCGGGCAGAGAGAAAAGTAAGTGAAACAACTCTGTAAAAAGCTGGTCCTAGCCCCTGAAACCTGCTGGGATGATGCGTTATGTGGCAATCCTAATATGAAATCAAAGCAATGAACATTGTAATGTGAATGGACAAAGCACCTTAGTGAAAATACAGAGTGCAAGGAAAAATATAATCCTTTTTGGCAATGTGGTGCATCCAACTATCAGTATGTCATCGGTATCTGATGGGCTCTGTACCAACATGTTGCCTTGACAAGATGCTACAATAGTAAGCCAATACAGAAACAGAAGAATCCCTAGGAGGCTGCTGATTATATTAGAAGCTGAGGTTCCAATTGAGGCACCTTTTGGTGGCACAAATTATTGCCTTCAGTATATTATTGAAATCCACTAGTATGAATCTAAAACATGTTTACCCACGGATGCTGGGGCTTCATGttggcactttatggtctatTTGGGTaatatgatttgagcacaatatTAGATTGCATGTTTTTGCTGCTGCTGGGTAATCTAGGACCTGATCTGATCCAAATTTGACCAAATAAATATAACGATCGGATTACATGTGAACCAACTTATTTGCTTCTGTATTCATTTGTCCATTTGCACACATATAATGGCTGATATACCGCATGGCTGGCTTCTCCATTATGTTCTCTTACTAGTTatatggtttttcttttctttgttgcttATGTCACTCGTACAGGTTCGAGTAAATGGTTCAGACACAGAGCCAGTTTATCAATTTCTTAAAGCAAGCAAAACTGGTATATTGGGTTCTCGAATAAAGTGGAATTTTACCAAGTTTCTAGTCGATAAGGAGGGCAAAGTGATTGGCCGATATGGGCCAACAACTGCCCCATTGTCCATTGAGGTTTGTTTTTgccatctttctctctctctctctctctctctctctctctctctctctctctctctcggcagACACAAACACACAAGATTCTGTTTTCTTTCCTGGTTCCATGTCATTTACGTATTTTGCTTAATTTTGTTCCCTCTTTGGGTTTGTAATCTACAGAAAGACATCCAGAAAGCATTAGGAGAGATTTAGCAGTCTTCTGTTCAGACTGGGGAGAGAATGGTCTTCTGTTCAGACTGGTGTACCATCCTTTGCATGAATATATGCCTACATTGCTGTTTTGTTCATATGACCATTTGATCATTATTTCGTGCTTTGACTTTTATTATTTGCAAATAGAGTCGCTTTTATGGGTTTGGTCATCTTACCGGCTTTGAAGTATCTTGTGCCTTTTGTCCTAGAGATGTACATGTTTGAGTTTGTGAACTGTCAAATGTCGTTGACCTGCATTTGGTTTTGGTATATTTTGAAAGCAGAAGCCAGTAAATGGATGTAAACTGAACCATATCCCAGCATCCATTGCATCTTATTACTGAATGGGAGTCCCCAAAAAGTAGGACACCGAAATATTTATCTCATttcctttaaaatattttgtgtTTTCTTGACCCATGGGCTTCACCTCAAAAGTTACTGCTGCTTTCAAACTGCACCCAGGGTTCTTTCTGATTCATTCAGCATTCAAGCCACGTTTGATACTTTGGAGCAGGCTACGTTTGATCCGGGCTGGTGGAACCTGCCATATTTCTCAGCAAACATGCAAACATGAAGCATCTTTCCTGCTGTTTTATAAGATTTTGCCGATTTCACCAGCTGCGAGTTCCATTATATTCCGTTTGCTTGGAAATTGGTTCAAAATTACTAGTACACAACAGTTGGGAGttccattgcagaaaatgtCGAGGCAGTTGCACACAAAATGTGTTCCACCAAGTATTTGTAGGGTATCCACATTAACATCAATGGATATCTTTTCATTGATACTTCGGCTTTTTGCAGTGCCTGGGTGTTACCAAACAGTGATCAGAACGTAAGCTTAGCAGTTTGGGTTTAAATTTGCTGAAGATAACATTAAGGCCATAGTAAAATTTGTTCATAATATTGTCTGAGGCCCTAATTCAAGCTTTGGGTGCAGCGAGATATTGGGGTGCCAGCACGGTTATTTTGATGTTTTCTGGCAAGTACTTTCACCTTTTTCATTGATAGAAGATGGAATCATCAGGACCGTCTCTGGAGAGACCCCCATCAAATTTATTGGTGCTGATTCACACAAACCTTCTTTGCCAATGTCTAATCTGATGTAACTTTTTGTACATAGAAGAGATTGTAACTTTTTTTAGATAGTTATTACTACTAGAAATAATCacaaaaaactaaaattttctTGGAGTTAGATCTCAATTTTTACATAAACTTTGTTTCAATCTTGTTGTCCTTCTCCTCTTGAATTAGAAGGTACACTAATTCAAATTTtacttgaaaagaaattttttattttgatctaTCTATTTTGAGGTTTAAACATCATCATAGATCAACCTCCGTTGCATGTAGAGAATCCCATGTAGAGAATCCCTTGAGGGTGCTTGCACTCTTGTGGTGCTCATCGAGAGCTTCATCATTTTGGCGTCTGGCACACTGAAAACAAATGTTGTATGAGAAATTACGATATTGAAAGTTTTTGTTCATAATCGAGTACTAGATATGATAGATCTTA
Encoded proteins:
- the LOC120112869 gene encoding uncharacterized protein LOC120112869 — its product is MGFTSKVTAAFKLHPGFFLIHSAFKPRLILWSRLRLIRAGGTCHISQQTCKHEASFLLFYKILPISPAASSIIFRLLGNWFKITSTQQLGVPLQKMSRQLHTKCVPPSICRVSTLTSMDIFSLILRLFAVPGCYQTVIRTEILGCQHGYFDVFWQVLSPFSLIEDGIIRTVSGETPIKFIGADSHKPSLPMSNLM